The sequence CTCCTTATCCTCGGCGGCGTCTCCCAGATGGAGGAGACCATGCCGGACCCGAAGGTGGAACTCCCCATGGCGCTTGCGGGACCGCTCACGAGCCTTGCGGTCGGCGTGATCTGCGGCGTCCTGGTCTATGTCTTTGAGGCCGTCGTCCCCGACCCGGCAGTCGCCGGCGTCCTTATCTTCGTCTTCGGTTACCTCGGTCTCTTGAACGTCCTGCTCTTCGGGTTCAACCTCCTCCCGGCGTTTCCCATGGACGGAGGGCGCGTGCTCCGTGCGTGGCTCGCCCGGAGGATGCCGCTCTCCCGCGCGACCCGGATTGCCGCCGACGTTGGGAAGGCGTTTGCAGTCCTCTTCGGGATCATCGGGTTCCTGCTCCTCAACCCCATCCTGATCATCATCGCCTTCTTCATCTACATCGGGGCGAACCAGGAGGCCACCTACCTGCGCTACAACATCCTGCTCCAGGACGTCACGGTGGCTGACGCGATGAACTCCCCGGTCATCACCGTGGAGCCGACGATGCCGCTCTCCCAGGTGATAGCGATGATGTACGAGACGAAGCACCTTGGGTTCCCGGTGGTGGAGCGGG is a genomic window of Methanoculleus bourgensis MS2 containing:
- a CDS encoding CBS domain-containing protein; amino-acid sequence: MDASLEIGNLAGIPVKLHWSFLLVIPLFAWIIGSQIELTVELIAILFGVPIDLTLIVANFNPYILGTVVALGLFVGVFVHEMAHSLIAKAKGIKIHSITLLILGGVSQMEETMPDPKVELPMALAGPLTSLAVGVICGVLVYVFEAVVPDPAVAGVLIFVFGYLGLLNVLLFGFNLLPAFPMDGGRVLRAWLARRMPLSRATRIAADVGKAFAVLFGIIGFLLLNPILIIIAFFIYIGANQEATYLRYNILLQDVTVADAMNSPVITVEPTMPLSQVIAMMYETKHLGFPVVERGSLVGIIALADVHKVSPIDREAMQVQDVMTRNPTTLPPSAPLLDALRVMSGRDIGRIPVVAGDTLVGIVTRTDVLRVMELREET